The Dokdonia donghaensis DSW-1 DNA window TACAGTCACTAGCGCTAGTTGTTGTGTTGTATACAAAATCAAAGGTCTGTGAACCTCCAGTAATTTCTGGAATGACAAAATTATTATCTACCACAGTAGATGTTGCTGTGTCTGTCCATACACCATCTTGCCCTACATATACTGTTTGTACACCATCTGTCTCTAGTAAATCTGTAAGTGTAAGTGTTTCTTCATTCTCACAAAATTCAAGATCTGCAGTGTCTTCTCCTGCATAGTTTGGGTTTGTAATGATTATGGTAATTTGAGCAGTTTGAGTATCACAGGGATGATCTTCATTTATTTCTGAAGAACAGCCGTCAGGTATTTCAAAAATTTGTTCTTCTATTGCCTCTGCATTATACTCCTCATCTACAGTAAACTCAAAAACATATGTTCCAGAAGCTGTAAGAGGATCGAGGCTTGATAAATCTATAGTACCTTGACTTGTATACTCTGGATCTTCTGTCGTTGTAGCGATATCACCTGTGTTAGAAACTAATCCTAAATCTGAAGGTCCAGAAACCAATGTCCAGTTAGTGTAATCATTATTAGGATAATCATACAGCACTCCATTTTCTGTAGTAAATTCTACATAATCATATAGATTAACACTTCCTAATGTTTCATCTGTAGTACAAAATGTTGCTTCATTTTCGTTTTGACTAAAAGGTCTTACAGATTCATAAAATGTAAAACCTATGGTACTTGTCGCATCATTACAAACGGTAGACCTACTTTCTACAAAATATTGGTACTCGTAGGTTTGTGATCCAAACCTAGGGTTACTAAGCACTAGATCTGCATATACCTGAGCAAGATTAATTACAGAATCTCCAGGACCTGAGATTTCACCTGTAGGGTCTGTTGCATCTAGCCATATTCCTTCTATATTTTCGTTTACTAGAAACTCATCTTCTAGTAAATCAATATCTCCATCATAATTACCAGCTATAAGTTCTGTATCACAGATATTAAATTGATTTGCAAATCCAGCAAAAGGCTCCCTAACCACAGATACTGTAACGGTTGTAGACTGCTCTGCATCACAAGGTGTTATACCTGGCACTGTATAAACTAGCTCAAATGTCTCTTCATCTACTAGCGGTGGACCCTCTTGATAAGGAATGTTTACGTTAAGAAAACGGTTGCCACTTATAGAAACAAAGTTAGCACTCGACCCAGTATATGTCCACTCTCCATTGCTATGCGGACTAGGGTTAGAAAGCATAGTTTGAAACAAGTCAATCTCTGTAAACTGCATACACTCTGCTGGTGGCGCAGGCTGACAAACTTGTAAATTTATCGCACCATCCATCGTGTTTGCAACAGTTCCAGAATAAGGACCTAGTACGACATTGAATAAGTATTGAACATCATCTGGACAGCCAGATGTACCGCTTAAAAATTCAAATTGATAATCTGTATCTAGTTCTGAAGAACTATCAAGATCCCATAAATAAAGGTCACCAGTAACTACATCTAGGGCAAAGTTAAAGTTTGGATCAAACCACATACCATCTGCAGCAGTGATCGTTGTACCGCTCAGTGTAGAGAACTCTTCATATAGATTTATGATTCCATCTGGAGTACCGTTGCTATCACCGTCTACAACAGTCATATCACAAACAGTAAAAGTCTCTGTGTCACCACATTGCGCAAATGTTGTTGTAGCTACAGTTACAAAAAAGATAAGAAACAGGTATAATTTCCCCATAATTAGACTGGTTTAGTGTCGCAAATATAGGTGAGACCTCTATAAAAAACTCGTTATAGTGCTTATTTATACAGCTGTACTACGCTATTGTGTGATTTATACTACAAAAAGCTATGTCTTAAATTAAGTAACGATGTATATGGTACCGCTTTCGCGAAAGCGCAAAAAAAATCCCTTTGACATTACGTCAAAGGGATTCCCATTTATATAGTGTTTCAGTAGTAGTACTGAGTTTTGTTAAGGAATTACTTTACCTCTTCAAAATCTATACTTCGACTATGCTTAGTAAATAGTACTTAACTTCTTCGAAGTCTATACTTCGACTACGCTCAGTACAGGCTACTTGACTTCTTCGAAGTCTACGTCTTCTACATCACTAGCAGTATCTCCGCCAGCATCTGGTCCAGCTTGTGCATCTGGTCCTGGTTGCCCAGCAGCATCTGCTTGTGCTTTGTACATCTCTTCAGATGCAACTTTCCAAGCTTCGTTGATTTTATCTAGTGCTGGAGTAATCGCGTCTACAGACTTAGTCTCGTAAGCTGCTTTAAGCTCTGCAAGTGCATCTTCGATAGGCTTCTTCTTATCGTCAGATAATTTATCACCAAACTCAGTAAGTTGTTTTTCCGTTTGGAAAATCATACCATCTGCCTCGTTTATCTTATCTGCAGTTTCTTTTGCTTTTTTATCAGACTCTGCATTTGCTTCTGCCTCTGCTTTCATCTTTGCAATTTCTTCTTCAGATAGTCCAGAAGATGCCTCGATACGGATATCTTGAGATTTTCCAGTTGCTTTATCTACTGCACTTACTTTGATGATACCATTTGCATCAATATCAAAAGTTACTTCAATTTGTGGTACACCTCTTTGTGCTGGTGGAATATCAGTTAACTGGAAACGACCTATCGTTTTGTTATCTGCTGCCATAGGGCGCTCACCTTGTAGTACGTGTATATCTACACTAGGCTGATTATCTGCCGCCGTAGAGAATACTTGTGACTTCTTAGTAGGTATTGTTGTATTTGCTTCTATAAGTTTTGTAAATACATTACCCATAGTCTCAATACCTAATGAAAGTGGTGTTACGTCTAGTAGTAATACATCTTTTACATCTCCAGTAAGTACTCCTCCTTGTATTGCTGCTCCTACGGCAACAACCTCATCTGGGTTTACTCCTTTTGACGGTGCTTTACCAAAGAACTTCTCTACCGCTGCCTGTACTGCAGGGATACGAGTAGATCCTCCTACAAGAATAATCTCATCGATATCTCCTGTACTTAATCCAGCAGATTTAAGCGCTGTCTGGCAAGGCTCTATTGTTCTTTTTACTAGGTCGTCTATTAACGCTTCAAACTTTGCACGGCTTAAAGTACGTACTAAGTGCTTAGGCCCAGAAGCCGTTGCAGTTACATAAGGAAGGTTAATTTCTGTCTGTGTAGAAGAAGAAAGCTCAATCTTAGCCTTTTCTGCAGCTTCCTTAAGACGTTGTAAAGCCATTGGGTCTTTACGAAGGTCCATATCCTCATCTGCAATAAATTCTTCTGCTAGCCAGTTTATGATTTTTTGATCTACGTCATCACCACCTAGGTGTGTATCACCATCTGTAGATAATACTTCAAAAACGCCATCTCCTAGTTCTAGTATAGATACATCGTGCGTTCCTCCTCCAAAGTCAAAAACAACGATTTTTTGATCTGTATCTTTTTTATCAAGACCATAAGCAAGTGCTGCTGCTGTAGGCTCATTGATAATACGCTCTACTTTAAGACCCGCTATCTCTCCAGCCTCTTTTGTAGCTTGACGTTGAGAATCATTAAAGTATGCTGGAACTGTAATTACAGCTCTTGTTACATCTTGTCCTAAATAATCTTCTGCAGTTTTCTTCATTTTTTGAAGAGTCATTGCAGATAATTCTTGAGGTGTATATAAACGGCCATCTATGTCTACTCGTGGTGTATCATTGTCACCTTTTACTACTTTATATGCTGCACGCTCTGCCTCTTTGCTAGATTCAGAAAACTTGTTACCCATAAAACGCTTTACAGAAGCGATAGTCTTTGTAGGGTTTGTTACAGCTTGTCTTTTTGCAGGGTCTCCTACTTTAATCTCACCACCTTCTACAAAGGCAATGACAGATGGAGTAGTTCTCTTACCTTCTGCATTAGGGATTACCGTAGGCTCGTTACCTTCCATTACAGCAACGCACGAGTTGGTAGTACCCAAGTCAATTCCTATTATTTTACTCATTATATATGTATTTAAGTGTTATTTAATTTTTTCAACACTCACAAATAGACAAGGAGTATGCCATCGGTCAAAGTATGACAAGGTGTCATTATTAAATAATAAAGGTTTTAATTACGCTTTCGCGAAAGCGTAAAAACACATAGCACCACCCACTACTCTAATCGCCCAACTATTAACCATCACAATGCAAACATCTTACAAACAACTACGAAAAGGGATTTCATATAATTTGAAATAATTTTAACGTAACTTTTGTTTAATAGTATTGCCGCAAGGTTAAACATAATGTATCTTTACATCAAACAACGAATATTATGGCAACTGTAAAGAAAACGACTAAAAAGACTACTGCCAAGAAGAAGACAGTAAACGCACAAATGCTCATTACAGCATATATGGAGTATGTGCTAGAACACGGAGAAGAACCAAAAACGATTTACAAATTTTGTAAAGAGCACAATATAGAAGAAGCAGAGTTTTATAAATATTTTGGATCATTTCAAAATCTAAAAGCTGGTATATGGAATGCTTTCCACACAAATACCGTGGGTGTGCTTCACAAAAACAGTGATTTTGAGTCGTACACCAATAAAGACAAAATGCTCTCATACTTTTTTACAATGTTTGAGATGCTTACTGCAAATAGAAGTTATGTGCTTGTCGCACTAGACCAGCATAAAAATATGCTTAAGAATATGAGCCAGCTCAAGGAGTTGAGAGGTCACCTTACCTCTTTTGCAGCAGATCTTATAGAGGCAGGTAATGATGAGAAGAATTATAAGATTACAAAAAATCCTGTACGACTTTTTAAAGAAGGAGCTTGGGTACAGTTTTTATTCTTACTTAAATACTGGATGGAAGATAACTCTCCTGCCTTCGAAAAAACAGATGTAGCGATTGAGAAATCTATAAATGCAATTTTTGACATTTTTGAAACCACACCGCTAGAAAGCATTATAGACTTTGGAAAATTTCTTTTTAAAGAAAATTTTACAATGGCAAAGTAGTACTATAAGTACGCACGAGGTTTTACCTCAACTCAACAAGATAACAAGCCCTATGGGCATCAATATATGAAAACAATAGACCACATACCTACTAATAAACTCCAGAGAGCCTCAAAGCTTGTAAAGACTGGCGTAAAGGTGGGTGCAAACTATGCAAAATATTACGGTAAGAAGGTCGTTAACCCATCGCTCACAAAAGAGCAACTTAATGAAGATAATGCCGAAGATATTTATGATGGCTTAAAAAGTCTAAAAGGTAGCGCACTTAAGGTGGCGCAAATGCTTAGTATGGAGAAAAACATTATGCCTAAGGCATATGTTGAAAAATTCTCTCTATCACAATTTAGTGTTCCTCCCCTATCTCCACCTTTAGTGCGTAAAACCTTTAAAAAATATTTGGGTAAATACCCAGAAGATCTCTATGATACGTTTGCGGCTCAGAGTGTTAACGCGGCCAGTATAGGCCAAGTGCACCAGGCGACATTAAATGGGAAAAAACTTGCTGTGAAAATCCAATATCCGGGAGTCGCAGACAGTATCAGTAGTGATCTTGCTCTGGTAAAACCTATTGCAAAGAAGATGTTTAATCTTCAAGGCGAGGGTAAAGAGAAATTTTTTAAAGAGGTAGAAGATAAACTACTAGAAGAGACAGATTACAATCTAGAGCTAGCACAAAGTATCGCAATGACAGAAGACTGTGCTACCATACCTAATCTTGTATTCCCAAGGTACTATCCAGACCTATCTAGTGAGCGTATACTTACTATGGACTGGATGGATGGCGAACACTTAAGTGAGTTTGTAGCACATAACACAGATCAAAAAGCGGCAAACAAACTGGGACAAGCACTATGGGATTTTTATATGTACCAGATGCATATTTTAAAGCGCATACACGCAGATCCTCACCCAGGTAACTTTATGGTAGATAAAGACCATAATCTTATTGCCATAGACTTTGGTTGTATCAAGCACGTACCGCAAGACTTTTACATACCTTACTTTGACCTTGCTGAACCGTCAAATATAAATGACCCTAATATTTTTAAGCAAAAATTATATGAGCTAGAAATATTACGAGATGATGATGATGCAGAAACAGTAAAGTTCTTCTCGGCACTATTTCACGAGATGCTCAGTCTCTTCACACAGCCTATGCATCAAGAAGAATTTGATTTTAGAGACAGCACATTTTTTGATCAAATTGCCGTACTAAGCGAGAAGTATAGTAAGGATACAGAAATACGTAAGATGAATGGTAATAGAGGTAGTAAACACTTCTTATATATAAACAGAACATTTTTTGGACTTTATAACTTGATGCACGATCTCAAGGCTCAAATAAAGGTCAATAATTTTAAGAACTATGTACCCACAGACTCTGTGGCATAAAGGTTAATAATTGTGTTACTTTTTGTGACATGTTATTGGTTAGGTTGTTTTTTGAAAAGAGCGCTTTTAGTCGGGCGCTCTTTTTGTGCTTATATGTCATTCATACTGTGCGTGCATACTAAAATTATGAGAGACACTTTATCTACCCCGTAAGATAAAGTATATTTACACGCTGAGAGTTTTACGCTTTCGCGAAAGCGTAATTACCCTCATACAATTTTCAAACACAGCTTATGTATAATTCCAAAATTACCGGACTAGGTAAATACGTCCCAGAAAATGTGGTGACAAATGATGATCTATCAAAACTGATGGATACTAATGATGAGTGGATACAAGAACGCACCGGAATAAAAGAGCGTAGACATATCAAAAAAGGAGATGGAAACTCGACTGCAAAGATGGGTGTAAAAGCAGCAACCATCGCCATAGAGCGTGCAGGCCTTACTAATAAGGATATAGATATGATAGTCTTTGCGACACTTAGCCCAGACTATTACTTCCCTGGCTGTGGTGTGCAAGTACAGCACTTAATGGGTATGGAAACCGTGCCTGCGCTAGATGTAAGAAACCAGTGTTCTGGATTTATCTACGCACTTGCAACGGCAGACCAGTTTATAAAATCTGGTATGTATAAAAATGTACTAGTAATAGGATCTGAAAATCATAGTGGAGGTTTAGATTTTACCACTAGAGGACGTAGTGTTTCTGTCATTTTTGGTGATGGTGCAGGCGCTGCAGTACTTTCTAGAGAAGAAGATACTACAAAGGGTGTACTATCTTCTCACCTACACAGTGAGGGTGAGCACGCTCTAGAGCTATCTCTTAAAGGGCCTAGCACAGAGCAGTGGGTACCAGAACTTATTGAAACTAACCCACAAGAAGATATCCCGTATTACCCATATATGAATGGACAGTTTGTATTTAAAAACGCCGTAGTGCGCTTCTCTGAAGTGATTATGGAAGGTTTACAAAAAAACAAACTTGATGTAAGTGATATCGATATGCTTATACCGCATCAAGCAAACTTGCGTATCTCACAATTTGTACAGAAAAAGTTTAAGCTTAGTGATGAGAAGGTATATAATAACATCGAGAAGTACGGAAACACAACAGCTGCTTCTATCCCTATTGCACTTACAGAAGCTTGGGAAGACGGCAAAATAAAAGAAGGAGATACTGTAGTGCTAGCTGCCTTTGGTAGTGGGTTTACGTGGGCCAGCTCTATTATAAAGTGGTAGTATAACTCGTATTGAGATGTTTATAAAAAAAGTCCGCAGTAGTATGATACTACTGCGGACATTCTTTTTGTGATAGGTCTACTATTATTTCCAGCCTTTCTCTTTCACTAGGTTTGCAATGTGCATATAGTGATGCATACTGTGCCAGGCATATTGCCCTACATTTTGTTTCAGGTTATAGGTTTTATCACCTGCAGGATGAATAAATGTTTTAGACAGTTGCTCATCTGTAAGCGTTCTTAATAATCGTACCAGTTTATAATGTACCACCTCAAGGTGACGTAGTGACCACTCTACTGGCATCCCTTCTAGATCTGGGAGTGCCGTCCACGCATTTTCATCGTAGGGTTTTATTACTGGGTTTTCTTCAGTGAGTGCCCATTTAAAACGCGTATAGCTGTTGTGATGACTATCTGCTAGATGATGTACTACTTGTCTCACGTTCCATCCTTCTGGTCTGTAAGGCGTGTTTAACTGCTCATCACTCATCTCGCTTGTCATATCTCGTAACTGAGCTGGCATTACTTCTAGAATGTTAATCCACTCTGTAAGCTTCTCGTTTGAGATATCTGTGGGCATCGAATATT harbors:
- the dnaK gene encoding molecular chaperone DnaK; this translates as MSKIIGIDLGTTNSCVAVMEGNEPTVIPNAEGKRTTPSVIAFVEGGEIKVGDPAKRQAVTNPTKTIASVKRFMGNKFSESSKEAERAAYKVVKGDNDTPRVDIDGRLYTPQELSAMTLQKMKKTAEDYLGQDVTRAVITVPAYFNDSQRQATKEAGEIAGLKVERIINEPTAAALAYGLDKKDTDQKIVVFDFGGGTHDVSILELGDGVFEVLSTDGDTHLGGDDVDQKIINWLAEEFIADEDMDLRKDPMALQRLKEAAEKAKIELSSSTQTEINLPYVTATASGPKHLVRTLSRAKFEALIDDLVKRTIEPCQTALKSAGLSTGDIDEIILVGGSTRIPAVQAAVEKFFGKAPSKGVNPDEVVAVGAAIQGGVLTGDVKDVLLLDVTPLSLGIETMGNVFTKLIEANTTIPTKKSQVFSTAADNQPSVDIHVLQGERPMAADNKTIGRFQLTDIPPAQRGVPQIEVTFDIDANGIIKVSAVDKATGKSQDIRIEASSGLSEEEIAKMKAEAEANAESDKKAKETADKINEADGMIFQTEKQLTEFGDKLSDDKKKPIEDALAELKAAYETKSVDAITPALDKINEAWKVASEEMYKAQADAAGQPGPDAQAGPDAGGDTASDVEDVDFEEVK
- a CDS encoding TetR family transcriptional regulator C-terminal domain-containing protein, whose protein sequence is MATVKKTTKKTTAKKKTVNAQMLITAYMEYVLEHGEEPKTIYKFCKEHNIEEAEFYKYFGSFQNLKAGIWNAFHTNTVGVLHKNSDFESYTNKDKMLSYFFTMFEMLTANRSYVLVALDQHKNMLKNMSQLKELRGHLTSFAADLIEAGNDEKNYKITKNPVRLFKEGAWVQFLFLLKYWMEDNSPAFEKTDVAIEKSINAIFDIFETTPLESIIDFGKFLFKENFTMAK
- a CDS encoding ABC1 kinase family protein: MKTIDHIPTNKLQRASKLVKTGVKVGANYAKYYGKKVVNPSLTKEQLNEDNAEDIYDGLKSLKGSALKVAQMLSMEKNIMPKAYVEKFSLSQFSVPPLSPPLVRKTFKKYLGKYPEDLYDTFAAQSVNAASIGQVHQATLNGKKLAVKIQYPGVADSISSDLALVKPIAKKMFNLQGEGKEKFFKEVEDKLLEETDYNLELAQSIAMTEDCATIPNLVFPRYYPDLSSERILTMDWMDGEHLSEFVAHNTDQKAANKLGQALWDFYMYQMHILKRIHADPHPGNFMVDKDHNLIAIDFGCIKHVPQDFYIPYFDLAEPSNINDPNIFKQKLYELEILRDDDDAETVKFFSALFHEMLSLFTQPMHQEEFDFRDSTFFDQIAVLSEKYSKDTEIRKMNGNRGSKHFLYINRTFFGLYNLMHDLKAQIKVNNFKNYVPTDSVA
- a CDS encoding 3-oxoacyl-ACP synthase III family protein, with the protein product MYNSKITGLGKYVPENVVTNDDLSKLMDTNDEWIQERTGIKERRHIKKGDGNSTAKMGVKAATIAIERAGLTNKDIDMIVFATLSPDYYFPGCGVQVQHLMGMETVPALDVRNQCSGFIYALATADQFIKSGMYKNVLVIGSENHSGGLDFTTRGRSVSVIFGDGAGAAVLSREEDTTKGVLSSHLHSEGEHALELSLKGPSTEQWVPELIETNPQEDIPYYPYMNGQFVFKNAVVRFSEVIMEGLQKNKLDVSDIDMLIPHQANLRISQFVQKKFKLSDEKVYNNIEKYGNTTAASIPIALTEAWEDGKIKEGDTVVLAAFGSGFTWASSIIKW
- a CDS encoding YfiT family bacillithiol transferase; this encodes MEKLRYPIGKYSMPTDISNEKLTEWINILEVMPAQLRDMTSEMSDEQLNTPYRPEGWNVRQVVHHLADSHHNSYTRFKWALTEENPVIKPYDENAWTALPDLEGMPVEWSLRHLEVVHYKLVRLLRTLTDEQLSKTFIHPAGDKTYNLKQNVGQYAWHSMHHYMHIANLVKEKGWK